Proteins encoded together in one Trueperaceae bacterium window:
- a CDS encoding ATP-binding protein — translation MNVGIVLANDRSRPLEFWFKLEERARVQLDELVAVDVFNPFNEARPVTVYAVVDDLIDSVEGLTFPGDTELLEQGASYGRRILMAHARVLRFAPDVLRPPRPGAPVRLALGEDLARALYVDRMRDAALPVGVLRNGQPAYVNYDFLSGVAGGHVNISGVSGVATKTSFATWLLYSVLNARRPDGQYVARNRQDVKAVVFNVKGNDLLFLDKPNARCAEDEKAYCEEAGLALASRYDLLGLPAGPFERVACRLPPRPGLAGAERLACQAPAGATATPYAWSLLEFCRQGMLPYLFALDPGSQMVQFLTEEVAERLKRLTAGQEGPHVFLPPGDAGGEWDGEAARGTVEGLEADGRVRIETLDELADHVGELLRAGHWAGSHQLGTVHAFVRRFRGAVRHVRHLVRGDLPPRELERARLDPLASSDMVHVVDIHDLHSVAQAFVVGVVLRDVFEKREAAGRSPGTVYVVLDELNKYAPAQEESPIKETLLDIAERGRSLGVILIGAQQTASEVERRVVSNAAIRVVGRLDMAEAARPEYRFLPSTMQERAGILSPGSMIVHQPDLPVPLLVTFPFPAWATRGSEVARANPDVDSEFDDLIALE, via the coding sequence GTGAACGTCGGCATCGTCCTCGCCAACGACCGCAGCCGGCCGCTCGAGTTCTGGTTCAAGCTCGAGGAGCGGGCGCGCGTGCAGCTCGACGAGCTCGTGGCCGTCGACGTCTTCAACCCCTTCAACGAGGCCCGTCCCGTGACCGTGTACGCGGTCGTCGACGACCTCATCGACAGCGTCGAGGGGCTCACGTTCCCCGGCGACACCGAGCTGCTCGAGCAAGGCGCGAGCTACGGGCGCCGCATCCTCATGGCGCACGCGCGCGTGCTGCGCTTCGCCCCCGACGTCCTCAGGCCGCCGCGGCCGGGCGCGCCGGTCAGGCTCGCGCTGGGCGAGGACCTGGCGCGGGCGCTCTACGTCGACCGCATGAGGGACGCCGCCCTGCCCGTGGGCGTGCTGCGCAACGGCCAGCCGGCGTACGTGAACTACGACTTCCTCAGCGGGGTCGCGGGCGGCCACGTGAACATCAGCGGGGTCTCGGGCGTGGCCACGAAGACGAGCTTCGCGACGTGGCTGCTCTACAGCGTCCTCAACGCGCGACGGCCGGACGGTCAGTACGTGGCGCGGAACCGCCAGGACGTCAAGGCCGTGGTCTTCAACGTCAAGGGCAACGACCTCCTGTTCCTCGACAAGCCCAACGCCCGCTGCGCCGAGGACGAGAAGGCTTACTGCGAGGAGGCCGGTCTGGCCTTGGCGTCGCGCTACGACCTGCTGGGGCTGCCCGCCGGGCCGTTCGAGCGCGTCGCCTGCCGTCTCCCGCCCCGGCCCGGCCTGGCCGGCGCCGAGCGCCTCGCCTGCCAGGCGCCGGCCGGCGCCACCGCCACGCCCTACGCCTGGTCGCTCCTCGAGTTCTGCCGGCAGGGCATGCTGCCCTACCTCTTCGCCCTCGACCCGGGCAGCCAGATGGTCCAGTTCCTCACGGAGGAGGTCGCGGAGCGCCTCAAGCGCCTCACCGCGGGCCAGGAGGGGCCGCACGTGTTCCTGCCGCCCGGCGACGCGGGCGGCGAGTGGGACGGGGAAGCGGCGCGCGGCACCGTGGAGGGCCTGGAGGCCGACGGCCGGGTGAGGATCGAGACGCTCGACGAGCTTGCCGACCACGTCGGGGAGCTCCTGCGTGCGGGTCACTGGGCGGGCAGCCACCAGCTGGGTACGGTCCACGCCTTCGTCCGCCGCTTCCGCGGGGCCGTGAGGCACGTCAGGCACCTCGTGCGCGGCGACCTGCCGCCGCGTGAGCTCGAGAGGGCGCGCCTCGACCCGCTGGCCAGCAGCGACATGGTGCACGTCGTCGACATCCACGACCTGCACAGCGTCGCGCAGGCGTTCGTGGTGGGCGTGGTGCTGCGGGACGTGTTCGAGAAGCGCGAGGCGGCCGGGCGCAGCCCCGGGACCGTCTACGTCGTGCTCGACGAGCTGAACAAGTACGCGCCGGCCCAGGAGGAGAGCCCGATCAAGGAGACGCTCCTCGACATCGCCGAGCGCGGGCGCAGCCTCGGGGTCATCCTCATCGGAGCGCAGCAGACGGCCAGCGAGGTCGAGCGGCGCGTGGTCAGCAACGCCGCGATCCGCGTCGTGGGCCGCCTCGACATGGCCGAGGCCGCACGGCCCGAGTACCGGTTCCTGCCGAGCACCATGCAGGAGCGCGCCGGCATCCTCAGCCCCGGCTCGATGATCGTGCACCAGCCCGACCTGCCCGTGCCGCTGCTGGTGACGTTCCCGTTCCCGGCCTGGGCGACGCGCGGCAGCGAGGTGGCGCGGGCGAACCCCGATGTCGACTCCGAGTTCGACGACCTCATCGCCCTGGAGTAG
- a CDS encoding NUDIX domain-containing protein: MRTRSGVVLLDRDRVCLIQRVRDGRTYFSFPGGGVEPGETPEQAAAREALEELGVEVVLERLVADLHLRGRRQYYYLARIVGGRFGSGQGEEMSSAVDSERGSYTPVWVTLEHARHADVRPRELSRALLSGSLASGRVLRGGRV, from the coding sequence ATGCGCACTCGGAGCGGCGTCGTGCTCCTCGACCGCGACCGCGTCTGCCTGATCCAGCGTGTCAGGGACGGGAGGACCTACTTCTCGTTCCCAGGGGGCGGCGTCGAGCCGGGCGAGACCCCGGAGCAGGCGGCGGCCAGGGAGGCGCTCGAGGAGCTGGGCGTCGAGGTGGTGCTCGAGCGGCTGGTCGCCGACCTCCACCTCCGCGGGCGCAGGCAGTACTACTACCTGGCGCGGATCGTCGGCGGACGCTTCGGCAGCGGCCAGGGCGAGGAGATGTCGAGCGCCGTCGACTCGGAGCGCGGCAGCTACACGCCCGTGTGGGTGACGCTCGAGCACGCCAGGCACGCCGACGTGAGGCCGCGCGAGCTGTCCCGCGCGCTCCTCAGCGGGTCGCTGGCGAGCGGCCGGGTCCTCCGCGGCGGTAGGGTGTGA